CAAGTCCAAAAAACAAGATCAAGCTGGCGGCAGCCACACTAAAAGACGACCTTTGAGGGGGATTACCATGGGTAAGGCCAAATTCGAGCGCAATAAGCCGCACGTCAACATCGGCACCATCGGTCATATCGACCACGGCAAGACCACGCTGACCGCCGCCATCACCAAGCTTTCGCACCTGCGCGGCTTCGGCGAGTACGTGGCTTTCGACCAGATCGACAAGGCTCCCGAGGAAAAAGAGCGCGGCATCACCATCGCCACCGCTCACGTGGAATACCAGACCGCGAACCGCCACTACGCGCACGTGGACTGCCCCGGCCACGCCGACTACATCAAGAACATGATCACCGGCGCTGCCCAGATGGACGGCGCGATCCTGGTGGTCGCGGCCACCGACGGCCCCATGCCCCAGACCCGTGAGCACATCCTGCTCGCCCGTCAGGTCGGCGTGCCCCACCTGGTGGTGTTCCTGAACAAGGTCGACCTGGTTGACGATCCCGAGCTGCTGGAGCTGGTCGAGCTGGAAGTCCGCGAGCTGCTGACCAAGTACGGCTACCCCGGCGACGACAT
This genomic window from Fundidesulfovibrio putealis DSM 16056 contains:
- a CDS encoding GTP-binding protein, with the translated sequence MGKAKFERNKPHVNIGTIGHIDHGKTTLTAAITKLSHLRGFGEYVAFDQIDKAPEEKERGITIATAHVEYQTANRHYAHVDCPGHADYIKNMITGAAQMDGAILVVAATDGPMPQTREHILLARQVGVPHLVVFLNKVDLVDDPELLELVELEVRELLTKYGYPGDD